TTCTGACCTCCGCCGGAATCTTATCATATCTCCTTCGGCGGCACCAGAACCCCGAACTCCGTTATCACACCCCGGACATAGCGCCATGGAGTAACGTCAAAGAGGTAGTTCCTAATTCTGTGGCCCTGCCTCGCGTAGGGCCTCTCCACTAGTTCAACATCCCTGGAGGTCATCACTGGGTGGAGCTTGAAGCTCTCGGCGGCTGCATAGAATGGAACGCCGTTATCGTGGCATGCCAGAGCGAGGAGGTAGGTTCCGGCCTTGTTGACAACCGCACCGTCCCGGGTGACGTTGTCCGCGCCGACGAGCGCGAGTGTCGCCTTCTCCGCAAAGAGGCCGAGCTGGGCGTCGGTTATAATCTCAAAGGGAATCCCCAACTTTTCCAGCTCCCTCGCCAGCGCCAGTCCCTCGTAGTCCGGTGCGCTTTCGGTGAGAACAACTTTGAAGTGCTTTCCCTTCCTACCGGCGGCCTTAAATATCTCCAGAACAGCGGATGAGAAGGAGTGGGTTATTACAACCTCGTTCTCGTCTATAAGCTCGCCCCCTATGTTTCCAATCTCGCGTCTGGCCTCTTCGGCAAGGCGGATGAACTCTTCTGCTT
The sequence above is drawn from the Thermococcus pacificus genome and encodes:
- a CDS encoding translation initiation factor eIF-2B alpha/beta/delta subunit family protein (eIF-2BA; catalyzes the binding of GTP to IF2), encoding MLPQEIRIILEEMRSERIRGASWLAMKGAEAYIALADLLEGEELENALREMKTEIPAVNRTMASLYNLSRFIPVTGNPEVVRAKAEEFIRLAEEARREIGNIGGELIDENEVVITHSFSSAVLEIFKAAGRKGKHFKVVLTESAPDYEGLALARELEKLGIPFEIITDAQLGLFAEKATLALVGADNVTRDGAVVNKAGTYLLALACHDNGVPFYAAAESFKLHPVMTSRDVELVERPYARQGHRIRNYLFDVTPWRYVRGVITEFGVLVPPKEI